A region of the Lytechinus pictus isolate F3 Inbred unplaced genomic scaffold, Lp3.0 scaffold_20, whole genome shotgun sequence genome:
AAATTCTTCATGATGATTCTTTGTGATTTTTTGAATTCTACAATTTTCTTCAACAGTGAAAGTAcattatcaatataattttaGAGTTTAGAACTTCTTTTTGTCtcgtctgcatagcagagcgagacaataagcgccgcttttctgacggtggcgacgtcgtcaacattgaaatcttaaccaatgttaagttttttaaatgtcatcataacttatagagtatatgaacctagttcatgaatcttgtccataaaagtaatcaagtattactaaacatcctgcttgagtttcaggttacataaTTAAGGTCGAATgtcatttggggtcaattaACTtataccatgttgggggaatcaatatcgaaaacTTAACAAGGTTAAGtgtttgaaatgtcgtcataacttacAAATTATATAGACCTAATTCATGAAACGTAGACAAAGGTGTAATAGTATATCACTAAACATtatgcttgagtttcaggtcacatgacgaaggtcaaaggtcactaaAGGTCAaggaactttggccatgtttggggtatttgtggaactgtcatcataacttagaaattttGTGGATCTAGTaaatgaaacttagacatattAAGAGCAATTAAGTCTGAAtgtcctgtgcgagtttcaggtcacatgaccagggtcaaaggtcatttagggtcaacgaaacTTGATGTTTGGCTATTTGtgggattgtcatcataaccttagaggtttatggatctagttcatggcACTTAGACATAAAATGCGTCTCTGAAGATTCTGTGCGCGTTTCGGGTCGCATGACGAAGATCAAAGATCAtttaaagtcaatgaactttttcCCTATCCGTTTTTTTGTATTGGTATCAGAAAATGTACGGATCtatacacatgtagttcatgaaacatagacacaAGGGTAATCAGGTataaattattgttttgcacacgtcttaggtcacatgatcagtcatttttggtcaatggacatagtattttattatcatatgaatattttcttttgtaaataattattccatagctgttttcaaagtcagcactgctgctgtatGGAATCGCATGATGCAGGCGAGATTGCGTTGCCAGAGACTTTACACCTGTTAAGTGAAACCCTAAGCTTTATTACAAAATTGATCAAGTATATGTGTTCAAAATACAGCATCTGACCATGGAGTTTTGAATATAACCCCAAAATGTGTCCCTTGAACCATCATTTTATCAGGACAAGTCCCTCGTAGGACAACTCCACCGAGAGACGAATCCCACCTGTCAACTTCCGCTTTCCCGTAGGACAAGTCAGCAGCGATGAATATAGCTAATTGGACTTGTAAACATGACTTTGTACTTTAGGACACACGTCGTGTACATGAGCATATTTCGCTAACTGGGCACGCtttctacacacacacacacacacactccaaTCCATACACACACAACTTGATTTTGATAAACCAAACGGGAACTTTTACAAATCATTAATTTGTTATACTAATGAGTATATAAGACCGTTTGAAATAAGCTGAAGAATTGATTGACATGGTTATCTAGACTGTGGACATGGTGGACGTCCCCGTTTGGTGGGTTAAAGGGTAGATGTCcccagatattttttttatagttatgACTATATAAACCGTTTGAAATGAGCTGATAAATTGATTGACTTGGTTATCTGGACCCCGGACGTCCTCGGTTGGTGGGTTAAATGGTAGATGTCCCCAGATGTAGGTTATTGCAAAGCCGCTCACAAACATTCACACAGCCACACGCTGATAAAACTGAAAGTAAGAGACGGAAGGATGTGCCTGTAAAGCgcgatagagagagagagaaagaggggaacGATGGAAGAAGAAAGTGAGGGTGAGAAAcagagagagtgggagagagtAAGAGAGAGATATGATATGAAAGCAAATACAAACAGACCTACATGTACCGCTATTCTTTACACGATATTTTTGTTAAGGATTTAAAAGGACAAAATGTCAATTTCCTCTACAAGGCACTAACGCCAAAGTTGCATTCAGCCTTATACAACAGGCTATACATTATAGAAAAACAAAAGTTATTACAGCGTTCTACGCTAGTCCCGTAtttggaacatttcaaggtaccATAGCAATTTCTAAAGTAACTGCAACAGCCATTTTCTGACAATTGTAGGCTCTTTATAAGACTATTAAAACTCTTGAGCACGTAAAGAACCTTTCTGGACACCCTTTTTCTAGAGGGTTCCAAATACAGGACATGGGAGTTTTTTATTCGCACACTTTCTTCAAATAGTATAAACTTGTAATGAATAACCTATGATGGCAAGATAATGGAAATATTTCGCAAAATAGAATTATAGATACCCGAGCAATTGAGCAACAAATGgacaaaaaagaaatcatcattctttttatttgggCTTAGAATATTTTGCCCTCAGCTAATTCGGCCGTGTGTTGCTCCTTGTATGGTTTTGCACTGACTTCAGTTAGTGAACATTATACTAAGCCTCTCTAATCAATAtggtaaaatatatttcacatttttatccTAAGTTCTCTTATACTCAGTAATATTGATTCTgcaagcggaattgttggaaaattaattaaaacaaaataaaaaaggcgaaaataaatgaatgaatgcattTCAAATTGTATAGTTTCCCACCTTAAACCTGTCAGTTCTAAAAAATAACAGGTAATAACCCGGGAGAGAACTTGATATGTTGTACGAAAGACATTAAGGGTTAAAAATAGATATCATTACAACGGCAAATTCAACTTTTTGAGCGGGAAACGAGCACAATTCAGATAAAGTGAATTTATCAGATATCAAGTGCGCATTTTATTTGGAGTGAAACTTCTCAGGACCTGAAGAGGGCCTAgcagataggcctataatggtGAATGGACACTCGtcgaaattaaagataaaatgacacaAAACAAGGAGGAGAATTACAgtatcaaaatggaaaatcgATGCTGATGAGTCAGAAAGTTGGTAGTggagcattttttgtgattgttaaataatatattttttaaagtacacTTACTCgttgattcatgccaaaaacattaaacaattttatgtttgttatgttatgaaaacattttttatacgAATTATATGAATGTTTGCAGAAGAGaacataaaatcaaatcaaaataagtGTTAAGTACACGTTTCTAATGAAGTGACATTACTTTAAAAGATTAAAACCGCCACAAACCTAAAGGAAAGGGACCTTCTCATAAACATAgatggattaaaaaatataccgATAGCATCATGTGAGTAGATCTATATTTCCTTTGAGGGCTCATTCGATCCCGGGCTGAATGCTGTTCGAGTAAGAATCCgatgaatggaaaaaaaaaataattactgaAATATTGGTAAGGAGTGAGCGGGGTCTaaaacacaattaaaatgttcaatttttgaGTTTTGAAACTCTTTGAATTGTgaacaatgataaaataaaacttCTGCCTCTGCAATGCATCAGAATAGAAGATAATTTAGTTATCGTATCAAAATAACCATACTCAAGTTCGGACCTTCCGATGTATGCTCTGCATCGAACACCTCCAATGTAAAACACAACTCCTGCTGACATTATTCAtatctcattttcataattcatcGAAAATAGGACAACGATACGACAAAAGGTTTACTCGTGACATCCGATTGTGTAAGatagaaatgatgatgatacatggATGTTGGCAATGACTTTTTTCTTAGGAGAGGAGTATCAAGAACGGGCAAACTATCTCATCGAGTCTTACACACagatacacacacccacatacacacacataattATGACCATCGCTCCAAGAACACCGTATGGACACTATAGGCGcaattatcaaacatttttaagACAGTTTTTCCTACtgtcttaaagaaaaaaaaaacaaatcacactTTTCTTTCACGGAAGGGGAGGGGTCGCAGCCCCTCGACTGGATCTGCGAATAGATATAttctgaaaatcaaaatatgtgaTCGATTTCCAATGGTGATGTGATTGTTTAGGGTAACGCAATAAATTTCAACGTTATGTTATACAACTTTAACAAACAAGTTTAAGGGAAAAGATCAATAATCTCGAAAAGTACTTACTGAAAGAGACCACATATGGAGTAAACATATGGAGTGATATGAATATATTGTCCAAAGGAGGAAAACAATCccaaaatttatatatattgggATATCCAATTATTTAATGGAAATTACCTATTCAATTTAGCGATCAATTGCATGTTTAGTATGTACTAGTTATAATATAATCGGTGTCCGTGTTTCAAAGTCTTTATTTGTTTAGTTCAATATTTCAATAGATACCCACAACCTTTTATGATATTGTGGCGGCCCTCCTTCTTGGAACGGGTTCTGGATGCTGGGGGGCCGGCCTGTCCCTTGCCTCTATCACCTTCATCCGTTGATGAATTACTAGCCATTCTTAATGCGAGCGGTTtccttatatctgtatatatggcgtaatgtagagacccgggcgtgttccgttttcccaaaatatatgggggtggagtgttgaggGGTAGTGTGAACAGGTGAAATATAGAATAACAGGGGATTTCTATTGGGGCtgtataatctctatgggaaggctTATACTGTAGTGGTCAATGggattccatagatcacacaggttggagacgatgaatacatttggtgtatgacaacggtcataatttacttatacATCATCGTTCAACATTTGTACATACTATCACAATTAACGCCAACAACAATTACCTGAATTTGTTCTGCGGTAGTACAGCTTATTCGTCCACAGCCAGTTGAAGAGGAGAGCGAAGAGTTCGTCATCCGATCACGACTTCTGCCAGCGTCGAAGTGACGAAATCCCCGCGATCCTCCGCTATATCAAAGTCTGCGAGAGCTGCATTACGCAGTGCGTTGCGTCCGCCGAGCTCTCGCGCAACCAAAAGCGCGCCCTCTACGTTTAAAGCAAGGTAACAGAAAATCCGTAGCGAACGGGTTCGCTACACAGCCCCCCTCTTCAAGGAATGTGTCCTCACATTATGTTTTATCCTCACATTAAAAGAGGAATCAAGTTTAACGATTTAACAAGCAACCAAAATTTACTGAATTATGTATCGCTGTATTGATCATATTAAAAGTTATGTCCTCTTCATATACACTCCTTATGGGTACTACAATCAATCTTCTACGTCTTTCATAACATCTGTAAAGCTCCTTTTGGTAACAtaatcatcattctcttcatcatcatcaactgtATAAAACTTGTTTATTCGATGGACACTAACTCTGAGTATTACCATTACAGCGAATACTTCTATGCAACATCgatttcacaaatatttgtacATTTCGGACAACTccttgatgtattttttttttcccaaaaggTAATTGTGTGGtgttttacaaaacaaataaatggcTTACACTACGATATAAAAATACGAAAACACATATATAAAAGAACAGCAAATCTGTGACAAAACGAGGTGGCTTCCCTCTGAAATGTAAGTTTTAACAAGAGTTTGTATGtctttgtttgttttctctATCAGTCCAACTTCCATTTTTAGGCTTCTTAGTCATCCTTCTTCTCAATGTCCTTTCGTTTTTCTTCCTTGGTGATGCGTGTATATACAGTACCATCTGGCAAGTGAAGGGTCTCGTGATGATACGTGATCTTTACGCCTGGTGGAATGATGTGCTTGGTTTTGTGGATAGACTTGCACCCACGTTCAGCATGACGGAGATTTCTGGCGGTATTAAAGAGCTCGTCTTCTTCTGACTGATTGGGCTCCTCTACCTGGATGGCTTTATCACTCACACGTTTCTTGTTGGTCTGACAGGCCGCATCAATCGGACGGTTCCTCTGTCGAATGGATCTTGATTTGGGAGATGTGTCAGAAGGGCTGGTACGTTGAGGTGAACTTGGTCTGCCTGAACGACCCCTGGGGCTGCTTGGGGTTCTGCGACTAAATTCCCGCTGTTGTTTCTGTGGACTTCGAGAGCGGCGGCGTCCCCTAGGTGGGCTAGGTGGATTGTATCGCTGATGGTGTGACCCCGGGTTCACTGGTCTGGTGGGCTTCCTTGTGGTGGAATCACGATCGACAAATCCTTTGTGTACTTGGGCGACATGTTGTTTAAGTTCCTTTAATTCCTGGCCCCTCCAGTCGCAGCTCTCTCCTGACCAATTTACGTATCGACACCGGTAAGCCATGTTGCTGCAAAATGACACAGAAAAGAGAGTTTTAAGTTCAACCAGTGTATCCAGTTATTATCATGTGGTTTCAAGATGATGTATGGCTTTCAACTTCATTCAAACGCTATACATATAGTCTTTCTTTTGAGTTTCCCAAGTTTGTTATGGTTTATATTAATATTCCGAAGACCACGAATCTTCTGAATGTTCAAATAAGTCCTGAGATCCGTTGAAGCCCGCAGAGTCTGCAGCTTCTAGCCTAATTGTTTCAACGGGTTGTGCCACTTCTGCGACAGGATTAATGTTCTGTCGCATACACAAAGTGTACAGTTTCATCATGATTACAGTtaattgaaatatgataattatCAGCAGTAGTTCAATAACCTCCacaatgtacagtgtatgtctgtaaagaacaacaacaaaaaaataaggagaggtAAGAGCATTACATGTCCTAATAGAAGTAATCAGGAGGTCTTCTCTGCCTTCTTGGATAGCGTGAAGGGTTGATGTCTGAGTTACTAGAATCATCAGGTAATATAATTCCTGGTTCTACGGTAGTCTCAGTAGGAGCCTGAGTAGGTTGTCCATCATCCACAACATCTGGTTCACGATCGGTAGTCACCTCGTCTGTTCTGTCTGCTGGCTGAGTCCTCCAGGCCTCCGGTACATCAGATCCGTTGTAGAGCTTCAGTCGGTCATAGTGGACCACTCTCAGTTTGCTCCTGGGGGATCTCTGGATACGATAGGTCACGTCGGAAAGTCTGGACACCACTTGGTAGGGACCTTCCCATTTAGGTGCTAATTTGGGGCTGACTCCCTTCTTCCTGGCATTGTTGCGGAGCCATACGAACTGTCCAGCTTCATAGAGTTTCCCATCTGATTTCCGATCATAGTTCCTCTTCTGGCGTCGCAGTTCAACACCCTTACGTACCTGGGCCCTTTGGTACGTCTCTTCCATTCTTTCCCTCAGCTGCTGAGCATAGTCCGTCCACTCACTTCCATCCTGTTTGGAGAACTGCAAATCGATAGGCAGTGAAACCTCTCGGCCAAACATCATCATGTTTGGAGTCTCCTTGATTGTGTTGTGCGTGGAACTTCTGTATGTAGCTGTGGCATAGGGTATATACCTGTCCCAGTCCCGCTGGTGCTTCTCTGGATCCAATAGGGTAGCAAGAATGTTGATCAGCGTACGGTTGAACCTTTCAACCATCCCATCACTCTTTGGGTTGTACGGTGTCGTCCTTGTCTTTCTGACACCCAGTAGTTGACACACTTCTTGGAAGATGTTGGACTCGAAGTTCCTGCCCTGGTCACTATGTATCTCATTAGGAACTCCATAGCGGCAGATGAATTCGTCCACAAGCTTCCGTGCCACTGTTTCAGCCTTTTCATCTGGTATTGCATATGCCTCGACATACTTGGTATAGTAGTCAGCTACCACAAGAATGTACTTGTTCCCGTCATCAGTAACTGGCAATGGTCCCATAATGTCCAGGGCGATCCTCTCCATTGGATACCCACTCTGCCTCTGCTGTAGCGGAGCTCTTTTCCCTGGTCCTGCCTTCTGTCGGCGAGCGCAGTCTGGACATTGCCTAATGAAGGATCTGACATCTTCCTTCATTCCTACCCAGTAGAAGCGTTCCTGTACCTTGTGAAGAGTCTTTGTCATACCAAGATGTCCTGCCATGGGAGAAGAGTGTAGGTCCTGTAGCACCTCCGGTATCAGAGCTTTAGGTAGTACATACCGCCACCTGACATCACGTCCATCTCCTGATTCCCACCTCCTGTAGAGAACACCATCTTTGACCTCTAGCTGGTCCCAGTGATCCAGAAGAACCTTGACCTTAAACGGATATACCGTCGCCTCTTCCCGGGATGGCTTCCTCCCTTCCACCAGTGCATTCCTGACTGGATTTATGTTAGGATCTTCCTGTTGGGCCTTTTGGATGTCAGCTAGGTTATCATTCCTCAACGTGATAACGTTGATATTCCCAGTGTCTCCTCCATAGATGCAGCCTCCTTCTCGCTTACACTGCCTGCATGGTCTTCGTGATAGAGCGTCAGCGTTGCTGTGAATCCTTCCAGCTCTGTGTATAATCTCAATGTCGTAGCTTGATATGACTTCCAGCCATCTTGCCAGCTGACCTTCAGGTTGCCGGAAATTCATCAGCCATCTCAGAGCTCCATGATCAGTCCTCACCTGTACGTGGCGACCATACAAATACTGCTTGTAGTGTTTGAGGTACACTACTACAGCAAGTAGTTCCTTACGGGTTACACAGTAGTTTCTTTCTGGTTTGCTTAGGACTCGGCTTCCATAGGCAATGACCCGTTCCTGGCCATTCTGTATTTGGGAGAGTACACCGCCGATACCATCATTGCTGGCGTCTGTGTCCAGAATGAATCTTCCCTCCTCGGTAGGGTATACCAGTATTGGAGCTGTGACTAGTCTATGCTTCAGTTTCTCGAAGGCTTCTTGGCAGTCCTGGTTCCACTCAAACTTCCGTCCTTTTtctgtcagtttttttttttcatacttttgtCCCTATGGGCaagtttatttacaaaaaaagaacacGTTTACAGAAGTCAAATTATAacattattcaaacaaatgttTCAACATACTCCATttcaaatcaaaaactttcctTTTTCCATTCAGATCATGAATGTAACATTCATCTAAATAATAAGTTTGTATTACCTTCTTAATCTTCTTAAAATCAGGTACAGTCTTGTTCAACCTCGAGAAATATAATTGTTGTTTTactaaaatgataatacaattcAGGGCATCATTTCGCTTTTCTTTATATCCAAACAAAATATTCTGTGGAGTAAATTTAAGAATAAACGTAGGAGATGATATCCACGTTTCTATTTTACTCCAAATATTTCTACTAAAATTACAGAAGTAAAAGAAGTGTTCAATTGTTTCCTTTACAGTATAACAAAATGTACAGCACTCAGTATTGGTGATCTttagtttgaataaaatatcatttaaaaacacAATTCTATTGAAAACTTTGTATTGGAAATACTTTATCCGAATGTCAGTTGTAAATCTGAAAATCATCCTATTAAATTCTGGTATTTTAGTGTGATCCAaaagaatatttgaattttttccccattttgctGCAATAGTTTTAGCTGAATCTTTATTTCCTATCAAAAGTTTGTAAATACTTTTACACCCCTTTTTATCACTCATTATAGGAGAAATATAAGGCATAACAAATGGTTCACATATTCTATGGTctagattttgaaattttcgaTTAAACACACATCTTAGAGCctgagaaattgaaaaatattccaaaacATTGACTTTTAAGCCAAACTTAGATTCACATTCAGTTAAAGATATAATATTTCCTTCTCGATCtattaaatcattaataaatctTATACCCTTTTCTTGCCAGTATTTAAAATAAACAGACTTCCCAtctatttgtattttactatttttccaTAAAGGTTGCGCTAACCAAttgatattttcagatttttgaaATATCGAAAATAGCATGGCAAAAAACTCTTTCCAAAATGGATTACTAATCTTTTCCGATATGTTATAAAAATATTCATCTCCATAAAACAGATGGAAAGGCTGTCCTAAAGAAAATCCTAATAGACTTTCTACGTCATC
Encoded here:
- the LOC135157906 gene encoding uncharacterized protein LOC135157906, which translates into the protein MAYRCRYVNWSGESCDWRGQELKELKQHVAQVHKGFVDRDSTTRKPTRPVNPGSHHQRYNPPSPPRGRRRSRSPQKQQREFSRRTPSSPRGRSGRPSSPQRTSPSDTSPKSRSIRQRNRPIDAACQTNKKRVSDKAIQVEEPNQSEEDELFNTARNLRHAERGCKSIHKTKHIIPPGVKITYHHETLHLPDGTVYTRITKEEKRKDIEKKDD